In the Clostridium beijerinckii genome, one interval contains:
- a CDS encoding VOC family protein: MNCSIKSLYLCVKDMNRAIDFYENLFEQTVTVRDEIYSVFDINGFRIGLFAYEKVNEKHVFGNSCLPSIEVNNFDVLKSKLEKLEIVFPIKQIGANWVAEFRDSEGNHIEITTPITN; the protein is encoded by the coding sequence ATGAATTGTAGTATTAAATCGTTATACTTATGCGTTAAAGATATGAATAGAGCAATTGATTTTTATGAAAATTTATTTGAGCAAACTGTAACCGTTCGAGATGAGATTTATAGTGTGTTTGATATTAATGGTTTTCGTATTGGCTTGTTTGCTTATGAAAAAGTTAATGAAAAACATGTTTTTGGAAATAGTTGCTTACCAAGCATAGAAGTTAATAACTTTGATGTTCTTAAAAGTAAATTAGAAAAATTAGAAATTGTATTTCCAATAAAACAGATTGGAGCTAATTGGGTTGCTGAATTTAGAGATAGTGAAGGTAATCATATTGAAATAACAACTCCTATAACAAATTAG
- a CDS encoding ATP-binding protein, which yields MQYIDALITIFQSILFIYIVNYCLEEEKIVKIKELILSVILLSVDGFYITYLLGNLSICIFITHALGILIMYFTFRKNVLNPIIAYSLIYSIVIIWVSTFGNILYVMLDVNSLEDHIANIYITLVYLSQILLFILCFLFRSKIRQIYKLLLDESNSVQYIIIISFFPDFLISLYNISYDIEPVLSRNIIVIALIGFIIFNIIDFRKIKKDSDEIYKLNGILTSKNIELKNIKDNYNLNILSLYELCDMNMYQDASNLLKRIINTYQNSGNVYEKDAEGSSLLSLATKHVIRDDIKVIVSDNADFRLTTMKEMDLYRIIINIVNNAVKAMKNKGTIIAESYEDLNNIVINIANDGEKIPDNIINKIFDSGFTTKNNNNKNHGYGLSIVRELIEKHNGKIKVESNEYMTKFTIVLPINVAA from the coding sequence GTGCAATACATTGATGCATTAATTACTATTTTTCAAAGTATATTGTTTATTTATATAGTTAATTATTGCTTGGAAGAGGAGAAAATAGTAAAAATAAAAGAATTGATATTAAGTGTGATACTTCTATCGGTAGATGGTTTTTATATAACATACTTACTTGGAAATTTATCAATATGTATATTTATAACACATGCTTTAGGAATATTAATTATGTATTTTACTTTCAGAAAAAATGTACTGAATCCAATAATAGCATACAGTTTAATATATTCAATAGTAATTATATGGGTGTCGACATTTGGTAATATACTATATGTAATGCTAGATGTTAATTCATTGGAAGATCATATAGCGAATATATACATTACACTTGTGTATCTCTCTCAGATACTCTTATTTATTTTATGCTTTTTATTTAGAAGTAAGATTAGGCAAATTTATAAGCTATTACTAGACGAAAGTAACTCCGTACAATACATAATTATAATAAGTTTCTTCCCTGATTTTTTGATTTCTTTATATAATATTTCATACGATATTGAGCCGGTATTATCAAGAAATATTATAGTTATAGCTTTAATTGGATTTATAATATTTAATATAATAGATTTTAGAAAGATTAAAAAAGATTCGGATGAAATATATAAATTGAATGGAATTTTAACATCAAAAAATATTGAACTTAAAAATATAAAAGATAATTACAATCTAAATATTTTAAGTTTATATGAACTCTGTGATATGAATATGTATCAAGATGCGTCTAACTTATTGAAAAGAATTATAAATACATATCAAAATAGCGGAAATGTTTATGAAAAGGATGCTGAGGGCTCTTCACTTTTATCTCTAGCGACTAAACATGTTATAAGAGATGATATAAAAGTTATTGTATCCGATAATGCTGATTTTAGGTTAACAACAATGAAAGAGATGGATTTATATCGAATAATAATTAATATAGTCAACAATGCGGTAAAGGCTATGAAGAATAAAGGGACTATAATTGCTGAATCATATGAGGATTTAAACAATATAGTTATAAATATAGCAAATGACGGGGAAAAGATTCCCGATAACATAATTAATAAAATTTTTGATTCTGGATTTACTACTAAAAATAATAATAACAAGAATCATGGCTATGGTTTAAGCATAGTAAGAGAATTAATTGAAAAGCATAATGGAAAAATTAAAGTTGAAAGTAATGAATATATGACTAAATTTACAATTGTATTGCCAATAAATGTGGCTGCATAA
- a CDS encoding histidine phosphatase family protein produces MSDKNKGKVTLYLMRHGQTILNKVGRTQGWCDGVLTKEGIEVAVNTGLGLSDVKFKAVYSSDLGRAIKTAQIVIKENKASADLELKEFEGLREVYFGKYEGEFEKIKFKAILDFLNVTSFEEMAEKYDFQRAYCDSCAALDETHEAEDYNTALKRFVTTINNICIENEEDGGGNILIVVHGGMLRVFIEHLDKNFDIRNMDNSSISKVVYENGKFKVQSVNDSSYSEKGKAMRQILK; encoded by the coding sequence ATGAGTGATAAAAATAAGGGGAAAGTTACTTTATATTTGATGAGGCACGGGCAAACTATTTTAAATAAAGTAGGAAGGACTCAAGGATGGTGTGATGGAGTTCTAACTAAGGAAGGAATTGAAGTGGCTGTAAATACGGGATTAGGACTTAGTGATGTGAAGTTTAAAGCAGTTTACAGCAGTGATTTAGGAAGAGCAATAAAAACAGCTCAAATTGTCATAAAAGAGAATAAGGCAAGTGCGGACTTAGAACTAAAAGAATTTGAAGGCCTAAGAGAAGTATATTTTGGAAAATATGAAGGAGAATTTGAGAAGATAAAGTTTAAGGCGATACTTGATTTCCTTAATGTAACTTCATTTGAAGAAATGGCAGAAAAATATGATTTTCAAAGGGCATATTGTGATTCATGTGCTGCATTAGATGAAACACATGAGGCTGAAGATTATAATACAGCTTTAAAGAGATTTGTAACAACTATAAATAATATATGCATTGAAAACGAAGAAGATGGTGGAGGGAATATTCTAATAGTAGTTCATGGAGGAATGCTTAGAGTATTTATTGAACATTTAGATAAAAATTTCGATATAAGGAATATGGATAATTCAAGTATATCAAAAGTTGTATATGAAAACGGAAAATTTAAGGTTCAATCTGTAAATGATAGTAGTTATAGTGAAAAAGGTAAAGCTATGAGACAAATACTAAAATAG
- a CDS encoding GNAT family N-acetyltransferase has translation MKRLNFILPTLEDKKKLMDYKREFIENNDSMDGTAGLGSAETFEEWYSAFCDNSKEETVRDSLVPATTYMAVSVSDGHLIGMIDIRHRLNDYLLNFGGHIGYSVRKSERRQGYATEMLGLALKECVKLGIKKVLITCNKNNIGSAKTIVNNNGILENEVDEGNRITQRYWVYL, from the coding sequence ATGAAAAGATTAAATTTTATATTACCAACTTTAGAAGATAAGAAAAAACTCATGGATTATAAAAGAGAGTTTATTGAAAATAATGACAGCATGGATGGTACAGCAGGATTAGGTAGTGCTGAAACTTTTGAAGAATGGTATAGCGCATTTTGTGATAATTCAAAAGAAGAAACTGTAAGAGATAGCTTAGTTCCAGCAACTACATACATGGCTGTTTCTGTTAGCGATGGGCATTTAATTGGAATGATTGATATTAGACACCGATTAAATGACTATCTTTTAAACTTTGGTGGTCATATAGGCTATAGTGTTAGAAAATCAGAAAGACGACAAGGATATGCAACAGAGATGTTAGGACTAGCACTAAAGGAATGTGTAAAACTAGGAATTAAGAAAGTATTAATCACTTGCAATAAAAATAATATTGGATCTGCAAAAACAATAGTAAATAATAATGGAATATTGGAAAATGAAGTGGATGAAGGAAATAGGATCACACAAAGGTATTGGGTTTATTTATAA
- a CDS encoding cyclase family protein, producing the protein MKVIDLTHTISENMPVYPGTEKPKLEVASTYEKDGFKETLLTMFSHTGTHMDSPAHLFSQRTTLDSFIAEHFVGKGIVVDCSNLKEGQKITMKYIETVKEKADTAQYILFYTGWDKYWGTDAYFGNYPYITEEVAEYLIKSKKKGVGIDVIGIDPIKDENLTIHKKLFAETDIVVIENLTSLDKVGNDIFTFCALPIKFKDSDGAPVRAIAILED; encoded by the coding sequence ATGAAAGTAATAGATTTAACACATACCATTTCAGAGAATATGCCGGTATATCCAGGAACGGAGAAACCTAAATTAGAAGTCGCAAGTACCTATGAGAAAGATGGTTTTAAGGAAACATTGTTAACTATGTTTTCTCATACAGGAACGCATATGGACTCTCCGGCACACTTATTCTCTCAAAGAACAACTTTGGATTCATTTATTGCGGAACATTTTGTTGGAAAAGGCATAGTAGTTGATTGCAGCAATTTAAAAGAAGGCCAAAAGATTACGATGAAGTATATTGAAACTGTAAAAGAAAAAGCAGATACAGCACAATATATTTTGTTTTATACAGGTTGGGATAAATACTGGGGGACAGATGCTTACTTTGGAAATTATCCATATATTACAGAAGAAGTAGCTGAATACTTAATAAAAAGCAAGAAGAAAGGGGTAGGTATAGATGTTATAGGAATTGATCCTATTAAAGATGAAAATTTAACTATTCATAAAAAGCTTTTTGCTGAAACAGATATAGTTGTAATAGAAAATTTGACATCTTTAGATAAGGTGGGAAATGACATTTTTACATTCTGTGCTCTTCCAATAAAATTTAAAGATTCAGATGGAGCGCCTGTTCGTGCAATAGCTATTCTAGAGGATTAA
- the ltrA gene encoding group II intron reverse transcriptase/maturase — MYTKLERIAEIAGNNPKEKFTSLMHLVNKEMLILCHYELSGNKATGVDKVTKEEYETNLENNIDNLLIRMKTFKYRPQPVRRVYIDKSGSNKKRPLGIPAYEDKVVQLAINKILKSIYEQDFIDSSFGFRQNRSCHDALKILNVYLSEKNVNYVVDADIKGFFDNVDHKWLMKFLEHRIADKNLLRYIGRFLKTGIMENGKFYKVYEGTPQGGIISPTLANIYLHYVLDIWFNNFIKKKCKGQAYIVRYADDFVCCFQYEDEAKAFYEALKNRLDKFNLQVAEDKTKILYFGKNAYYDRKFKRA; from the coding sequence ATGTACACAAAACTTGAGAGGATAGCAGAAATAGCTGGAAATAATCCTAAAGAGAAATTTACATCACTAATGCATTTAGTTAACAAGGAAATGCTAATTTTATGCCATTATGAACTGAGCGGAAATAAGGCTACAGGAGTGGATAAGGTAACAAAGGAAGAATATGAAACTAACTTAGAGAATAATATTGATAATCTACTAATTAGAATGAAGACTTTTAAATATAGACCGCAGCCTGTAAGGAGAGTATACATAGATAAGTCTGGTTCAAACAAGAAAAGACCTCTAGGTATACCGGCATATGAAGACAAAGTTGTACAATTAGCCATTAATAAAATATTAAAATCAATATATGAACAAGATTTCATTGATAGTTCTTTTGGGTTTAGACAAAATAGAAGTTGTCATGATGCTCTTAAAATCTTAAATGTATATTTATCTGAAAAGAATGTGAATTATGTTGTAGATGCTGATATTAAAGGATTCTTTGATAATGTTGACCACAAGTGGTTGATGAAATTTCTTGAACACAGGATTGCAGACAAGAACTTACTTAGATATATAGGTAGATTTTTGAAAACTGGAATAATGGAAAACGGAAAGTTTTATAAAGTATATGAAGGAACTCCACAAGGGGGAATAATATCTCCAACATTAGCAAACATTTATTTACATTATGTTTTAGATATATGGTTTAATAACTTTATCAAAAAGAAGTGTAAAGGACAGGCGTACATAGTACGCTATGCGGATGATTTTGTTTGCTGTTTTCAGTATGAAGACGAAGCGAAAGCTTTCTATGAAGCATTGAAAAACAGATTAGACAAATTTAACTTGCAGGTAGCTGAAGATAAAACTAAAATATTATATTTTGGTAAGAATGCCTACTATGATAGAAAATTCAAGAGAGCATGA